In Monodelphis domestica isolate mMonDom1 chromosome 3, mMonDom1.pri, whole genome shotgun sequence, the following proteins share a genomic window:
- the LOC103100038 gene encoding uncharacterized protein LOC103100038, producing the protein MDHKILEIRRFLEDGSLPDHLVTPTQKKDFRRRAQNFTLEGPNLMFTRPGKKWALVVFDRKDRLKLVKQAHITSSGVHCSLPETKKKVSFSYYWPTLVRDVTQWVKQCSCLQKSRSERSLPIQGVTKSHRGKDPLPVLQVESVTQAFEQVGMGVVGPLVETPNGFRFILLSVDAYSRWVEASPLKEQNPVEVAGALIPFLLRFGRPQLLVTTLRVPFVNQVNRSLRRQLQSLGVPLGKLDIVMSAFQPKINSILAMTSSCIRKTLWNLLKGDLEKWDRVLDRALFTLRTAVTKNKRRSPFQILYGRKPRAAQEVPSHFDVVAADTVTGDLEASETRDPVPKPMERPKQDSMPEPTQQSTLQPTPQSTLQLTLQPTPQSTLQPTQQSTQQPIQQSTQQPIQQSTQQPIQQSTQQPIQQSTLQPIQQSTLQPIQQSTQQPLQQSIQQPIPQCPQQLRPELIQQSMLESMQQPILEPGQPSGSEPMGQLLHQPLPEPLYQHIWQPMLLGSLQQPIQQPLHPLIQQPMPLPNQQPMQLPMQLPLQQPMQQSLPQPIQQLILQPIQQPMQQSMQQPIQQLILQPIQQLIHQPIQQPMPQVMAEPLPPPLPRVTECHVASNWCQQTAPALEAPWEKWEPGGGAFWTQWRDPGN; encoded by the exons GCCCCAATCTGATGTTTACTCGTCCTGGCAAGAAATGGGCTCTGGTGGTGTTTGATCGCAAGGACCGCCTGAAGCTCGTGAAGCAGGCCCACATCACCAGCTCAGGCGTCCATTGCTCCTTGCCCGAAACCAAGAAGAAGGTTTCCTTTAGCTACTACTGGCCTACCCTTGTCCGAGATGTCACCCAATGG GTCAAGCAATGTAGCTGCCTGCAGAAGTCACGTTCAGAGAGGTCTTTACCCATCCAG GGTGTCACCAAGAGCCACCGTGGCAAGGACCCACTGCCTGTGCTTCAGGTTGAATCG GTCACTCAGGCCTTTGAGCAAGTGGGCATGGGCGTGGTGGGGCCCCTGGTGGAGACTCCGAATGGCTTCCGATTCATCCTCCTCTCCGTGGATGCCTACTCTCGGTGGGTGGAGGCCTCGCCACTGAAGGAACAGAATCCTGTGGAAGTGGCCGGAGCcctcattcccttccttctccgATTTGGTCGCCCCCAGCTCCTGGTTACCACTCTGAGAGTTCCATTTGTGAACCAG GTCAATCGGAGCCTTCGTCGGCAGCTTCAGAGCCTGGGGGTGCCCCTTGGCAAGCTAGACATCGTCATGTCAGCTTTCCAGCCGAAGATTAACAGCATCTTGGCCATGACATCGAGCTGTATCAGGAA GACCCTCTGGAACCTGCTGAAAGGGGACCTGGAGAAGTGGGATCGGGTCCTGGACAGAGCTCTCTTCACCCTGAGGACCGCGGTGACCAAGAATAAGAGGAGGAGCCCCTTCCAGATACTGTATGGCCGCAAACCCAGGGCTGCTCAGGAGGTTCCCTCCCATTTTGAC GTGGTTGCAGCAGACACTGTGACGGGGGACCTGGAAGCCTCAGAAACCAGGGATCCTGTGCCCAAGCCCATGGAGCGGCCCAAGCAGGACTCCATGCCAGAACCCACTCAGCAGTCCACACTGCAGCCCACTCCGCAGTCCACACTGCAGCTCACTCTGCAGCCCACTCCACAGTCCACACTGCAGCCCACTCAGCAGTCCACACAGCAGCCCATTCAACAGTCTACACAGCAGCCCATTCAACAGTCTACACAGCAGCCCATTCAACAGTCTACACAGCAGCCCATTCAACAGTCTACACTGCAGCCCATTCAACAGTCTACACTGCAGCCCATTCAACAGTCCACACAGCAACCCCTTCAACAGTCCATACAGCAGCCCATTCCACAGTGCCCACAACAGCTCAGGCCTGAACTCATCCAGCAGTCCATGCTGGAGTCTATGCAGCAACCCATACTGGAGCCCGGGCAGCCATCTGGGTCAGAACCCATGGGGCAACTCCTCCATCAGCCTCTCCCAGAGCCCTTATATCAGCACATATGGCAGCCCATGCTGCTGGGCTCCTTGCAGCAGCCCATCCAGCAGCCTCTCCATCCACTCATCCAGCAGCCCATGCCGCTGCCCAACCAGCAGCCCATGCAGCTGCCCATGCAGCTGCCCTTGCAGCAGCCCATGCAGCAGTCTCTCCCACAGCCCATCCAGCAGCTCATTCTCCAGCCTATCCAGCAGCCCATGCAGCAGTCCATGCAGCAGCCCATCCAGCAGCTCATTCTCCAGCCCATCCAGCAGCTCATTCACCAGCCTATCCAGCAGCCCATGCCACAGGTCATGGCAGAGCCTCTGCCTCCCCCCCTGCCAAGGGTGACGGAATGCCACGTGGCCAGCAACTGGTGCCAACAGACAGCTCCTGCCTTGGAGGCCCCCTGGGAAAAGTGGGAGCCTGGTGGAGGAGCCTTTTGGACCCAGTGGAGGGATCCTGGCAACTAG